In Pan troglodytes isolate AG18354 chromosome 5, NHGRI_mPanTro3-v2.0_pri, whole genome shotgun sequence, the sequence actgaatctgcattttaacaaaatgcCCAGGTGATTCCTATGAATGTTAAAGTTCACGACACGTGGTATGatttcatttgtatgaaatgtacAGAAAAGGCAAATCAATAGAGATAGGTAATAGATTAATGATGCCCTGTGGGTGGAGAATGGAGATTAACAGTAAAAATACATGAGGGATTTTATTGGGGCAATGGAAATGCTTTAAAACTGATTTATGATGATTATAGCACAGGTTGGTAAAATCTGTAAAATAACTGAATTGTTTACTTGAAatagatgatatatataatatgtaaaatatgtccCAACAAAGTTAGAAAAAGTATATGTTTGCCAAAATGCAGATTGCCGAGTCCTATCTTAGATCCcatgttatttcatttagttcGTGGACCTCCAACTGAGGAACAGTGATACAAAGTAAATAGTAACAACTTAAAACCAAAACCCACCCCAACCATCACTTGAACCACTCTTCTCTTCTTCATATGCCTTGAAGAATTCCAGTGTCAGTGCATGTAGCTCTACACTTTAATTGCTAGGTCATAAATATCCCAAAGTATGCTGGCAccttttcactatattgattgtgataaagatttttttcagtaTTACAATGTTGCAATTGCAATTTTAATTCTTGCTTCAATGTACATGTGCAAGTATTTGTTCAGAATAAGCATGTAGAGGTGGAAATTTAATATAACTGTatgaacatttacaattttaataaatcctttaaaataatcttcaaaaaaGCCCCCAATTTACTCTCCATCAATATGGAATAAGAATGGCCATTTCCTCTAGATGAATGATTAATAAAGGCTATCAGTCTTTTTCATGTTACCCATGTATTGGGCAGAAAAacattattcattatttcaatttgtatttctttggataAGCAtgctttccatatttttcttcattttaattttcttcattcttcaaaCTTATTGTTTTTTTTTGCCCGTTGTCTTTTGAAGATATATAtcgttttcttatttatttctataaactttaTTTGTTGTGGTAAACTAATCCCGTTTCTTTTAAGAACTAATGCTTATAGTGTGTTATATGCATTTTCACTAGCTTAtggtttcttttattattctaatttaaaatgtttatgtaattATATTTGTCAGCCTTTGTATATTAGTTGAGGATATAACTTTTCTAAATAGATACATGTTAATCCCAATGGCATTTATTAATTACCCTTTTTTTCTACTGAgagatatttaataattttctaaaactatattactacacacacacacacacacacacacacccctagctTCATTTCTAGGCTCTTCATTATgtccttctgtttcttctctaGTACAAATAGTTTCAATTActgccatttcaaaatatatttattatattataaagcTAGTTCTCCTTCACAGGTTTTTCCTGGCTAGTACAAAAACAGTCAACATTGCTGTTCAAGAATAAACAAATGATTATCTCTTGATTCCAggcctttctcatttttatttcctcttctttttagaaaaatttgcTGCTAATGGGATACAGGGTGTCATTACACACATTTGCATTACCGATTTTGtgcaaaataaattatggtatatgaAGAGAAGACCAAACATGTTTCTGGGAACTTCTATATGTCAGGCATCTTAACTGTAGAgattctcaaaataaaagaaggaagtaGGGAGCAAGCAAAATCAAGGAGAGCTACTCTAAATTCTTGGTATGTCAAATATTTTTATCCTATGACTTCCCCAAACAACACCGAGTCTTCAGTGAAAAAATGTGGTACTATTTTTGCTTAGTCAATTAAATCTTTATCTATACCTAAAtctcacccccccacccccatataTCTTATGTATCTTTCTGAAGAGAATTAGAAACAGTGATTGGGAAGGAAATCAATTGAAGAATCCAATACAAGCAGATGTATTCTgaatctccttttcttcctctttactaGTGTGATTCACATGATTACCTTCCTCTGCCTGAGACTTACACGCTGATGTTTTCCAGAGTTTAATCCTTTCCTCCTTATATCTCCTTATAGATCTTAGAATCAAGTGCCTTTAGGAGAAGGCCAGTAACAAAAGGAGTGGAGCAGGATTTAATAGGATAGTGCCTGGTGAGAACTGAGACAAACCAGAAGGGGCATGCCCTATTAAATGATGTTCATAttcaaacatttaataaatgcctTACTGATTCAAAAAATCTACCTGGCAACCTTTGATCCTTGACTCTCCTGGGCACCTGTTCCATGCCTGAACTTATTGTTTAATGTGATAATTACTCCTAAGTCTatgtattagcctgttttcacactgctatcaagaaatacctgagactgggtagtttataaacaaatgaggtttaattgactcacagttccgcatgactggggaggcctcaggaaacctccAATCAAGGCGaggggcaaaggggaagcaggcaccttcatTAGGCGGCAGGAGGGAGTGAGACCCCAGGAAAAGcttccacttttaaaaccatcagatcttgtgggactcactcactatcagaacagcatgggggaaactgctcccataatacagtcacctcccatcaggttccTACCTTGACACAtggaaattacaattcaagatgagatttaggtggggatacagagccaaacgaTATCAGTCGATATCATtaattcagttttctcttcttagTTTTAGATCAACATGTCCAATCCTGTAAGGAACATTTCCAAGTACACATCAGATATACaccagataaatatatatatacactaaacTCATGTTCTAAACTTCCTCCTCTTCATTTATGTCACATTTACTTTCAGTGCTAAAGCCAGAATCTTGGAAAACAACCATGACTGTCTACTCTGCTCTTTACCTCCAAATGAACAGCAAGTCAAACACAAATCGCCTCCATGATTTTGCTGACGTCTATGTGTTATCCCTATTCCCACTTCACTCTCTTAGTTTGGCTTTTCATACTATTTTTGTTCTAGATGATTGCAACAGCTTAATTATGTCCCCGACTTTCTCGTGTCACATTTTAGCttgtttaaaactattttaacctTTATAATCTTTCTATAATAAAAGTTTATTGGAGACATTTCTCTGCTTCAAAGCGTCAGTGGCTCACTGGACTTCAGGTACACATGGCTCTTGGTCTTATCTCTACATCTTTTCAGCTTCCTTTCTCATCACTTCCATTATCCCATCTTCGTATTCTACCTTCTCTAGCCATGATCATTAGCTTGCCTGAAATGTGGTGTGCACTTCAAAATCTTTGCTCATGATATTCATTCTATTTCATGATAatttcccccacctccctcatCACATTCCACAAGGCTAACATTTATTAACACTTCAGGGCTCAACACAGTGTAATTATTCCAGGAAATTCAGCGTTTCTTGTTTTTATACCCACTTTAACATGTATAATATGCTCTttaatctttttgtttctctcttcattACCCCCAGTGCATCTTGAAATAGTGActcaattttgcttattttttacatCTACAATATATATCTGTTACAGAGGagatattaaatatatgattGTTTAAAtatatggatgaataaatgaatgagtgactgGGTAGAATAGGCAGTAACCTAGAACTTGAGAATGCAAGCATGATTTGGGAAGAAGGGTAACATTGCGAGTGCCAAGTTTTCATGATTATTTAACGAAAGAAATATCAGACACATTCAAcataaagaaatatgaaatagtaaaaataatgctccagaaaaacccaaataaaatctgaattttaGTAAATAAACTACATGAGTAATATAGCTTGAAATAtgtatagaaataatatttttttaatttttgtccaaatactagaataaaattaaatcaaacttaagctttatttcagaaaaaagtcTAATTTTTGTGGGCACACATTTTCTAACAAATAGTACACtcaatattttgttataaaattaataagtTTAAGATAAAAGTCTCTATTGGTGTGAGGAGCTGCCAAAATTTGCTGTATATCATATGAAGAATCACTGAACACTTTAATATTGCCAGCACTGGAATGTTACAtcgatttcttttttctgtttttcatgtcATGCCAGGTTTAATAGTTAACTATTTTTAATGGGATGATTTAATCAAATGAATTATGACAAACTGCATTATAATGACattctattgtttttaatttaattgaatGTGATTTCATATATCTCTTAGGTTTGTCATATTagtacaagtcttttttttttgagacagagtctcgctttgacgcccaggctggagtgcaatggtgtgatctcggctcacttcaagctctgcctcctgggttcatgccattctcctgcctcagcctcccgagtagctgggactgcaggtgtgtgccaccacaccaggctaatttttttgtattttcagtagagacggggtttcactgtgttagccaggatggtctcaatctcctgacctcgtgatccacccgcctcagcctcccaaagtgctgggattacaggggtgagccaccacgcccagcctatattaATAAAAGTCTTAACACAGAAATAGAGACATTGACTGCTTTCAAACCAGAATCTCTGCATTCAACCTAAGCTGATGAGCATAGCACTATGACAATCCTTGAATTAATTGactgaaaataataatgttagtaaaataaaatgatttaccGTAAGCcaagaaaattaatgtaaaattctgaattctgaaattatttaaaaattctaaaattatcaataaaaaagtTCTTTGAAGTTCTTTAGGCAAATATTTGAATATGACCAAAGTAGAATATGGAGataatttgaaaagtaaaaatgtgaaataagatCCTAAACTTAGtagatataaattaaataaaacttaggAGGCTGGCAaggtaaaatattgtttttaagaagaaaatttctgTTGGAAATACAATTTACATTAAGGACGCGTAAAAAATTATAGTGTTATTATGCTACAGCCATGAGTTTATTATTAGGCTATTTGATAGTATAATTTAACCTACTCTAATATGAGGGAGTAAAAGTCCAAGCCAGCTATAATCATAGGCTATAGAGGGGAACAAAACACCCAGAGAATGCCTGCACCTGCAATGTTACCTACACACCTAATACGTGCGTTGAAAATCTCCCAGTAATGATTGgagaagagaatgagaataaTTCTCTTTGCTTGATGTTtggtaaagaaaagaaagactaaatGGAAGGTACATCTGGCAGCCTCTCACACCAAGTACCATGCAATTACTTCTTTCACTCCAAATATCAAGGAACTATGGGAGAAAATAACATAATTCTTAGGTTAGAAAACACTAAGATCTAAACATAAAATTgcggggttttttttttaacattcttccTGTCTGCTTAGATAATTTGAGCATGATAGATCtctgatttttctgtttatatcttaAATTGTACAGATGTCaatataaaaacattgaaaaatattaGTAGTTTAACTattccaaattaaatatatataattttaataaaacaaatacaattataactaatttattataattaaatataaaacaatgttttCTACTTTTGATTACTATGCTACATAGTAATCAAATATAGATCCCCcatataataatcaaaactaTAGCTCTGCTTTAAATATCActtaaaaggataaaatattaaaacacttaGGCTTAAATAaggtttgaaaattattttagtcaAAAGACTATAGGTATAATTGAAAGTAAGAAATATTTCACACCTGTATTCAAATACAGTAAATAAGATGAAAAGATACTGAAGTAGAATATCACTAACACATGAAACCATGTAAAACATAGGacagaaacaaaaaactgaatgagTTTATGCCAAAtccttaaaaataagtatttatgaAACAGAAAGAATTGAAAGACTTTGAACCTTATATAAATCTTTGTACTATTTCCttgtgtaaataaaatgtttagagtACAAAATTATACAAATGAAGAGATCCTGGCCATTCTGAAGTTAAATACCCTTAAAGTTTTGGTTCTATTGTTATGTTCCTTATATACAGAGAAGCATATTAACTAGTATGTCATTTATAATggtgatataaaataaaatcagctttCTTAAATTATTCTCCAAGAAAGCTTAAGAAATAGCCATATGTTTTCCCCTAACACAATGAATAAAGGCTGTTTAAGAGAACTGCATTGTATTTGTGATCCAGGGTTTAGCATGGTACAAGAACAGATGTATTGTAAAGCTGACTGCATAAGTGTCTTTTTCTCTGAGGCTTACGAATGCTGGAGCTGCTCTGTCATGCGGCCTATTTTCTGTTTACCATACAGATCCATCAGTTTCCCTGCCACTTCAGCTGTGTCAGTTCAAATGACTTCCCAAACAGCCTCTGGAACACCAACTGTAAAAGATGGATTTATTTGCTCAGTCTCCTTACTGAAGCATGTATCTTAGATGGGTATGCAgtcagaccttttttttttgttgttaaaagtaCAACTTTTAAGATACAGTCAGCTCTGCTATAACTCAGATTTGTTGCAAAGTGATAGGTAAGAGATAATTGAAGCATAACATTAATTTTGCATTTGACTATATGCAATTTTCTCCACTAGAAACACAAGGTGTATGCAAAAAAATGCACCCAGTTGAATGAAGCTATGTGGGTGTAAACtaaacacatatatgcacatcTCAAATATGTATCAGTTACCTCTATTCACCGCTTATCTGTGAGACACTCATCTACATCTGTTCTTACGATTTTCCCTCCTATTTCAGATAACCCTGCTTCCACCATTTCATAATAACTCACTAGCTAAAAACTGTCTTATGCTCATTCCTACAAGTAAAATTCAGGTCACTTTCATGGTAAAGTGACATATTTATTGTAGTATTTATGTACTTTTTAATGATTAACCTATTTAAAAATGCACTGCTTCATGTTACAGTAGCACTGACCATGTTACCAAGAGTAAAATAAACTCTAAAACTATTGCATGCTACAATATATTCTCAGTTATCACAGAGTAAAAGATGTTGGAAACCATGCATgggaaacttagaaaaaaatgacagtgCTTCTCTTACAGAAAAATTCCGCTAGTTATTgtactttataaaattattgtcGTTACTTTCTAATTGTTCATGTGTTTTCACATCAGTACAACTTATTGTTATCAAAGTATAATAAGAATTGAAAATAGTACACAAGGATtctctccaaaaatatttttgtagtttgTTCGATCTTATTGAAGCAGAGCCCATTTCCACTGAGATTTCGTTGTGCTAAATCCTGAGAAAATCTATGAATacccacaaataaaaataaatatctgttcgaGAGATGTATTGTATAAAATAGTGGCCATAGGTAACAacaatatactgtatttttgaaaaatcctGAGAGTGGATGTTAAATGTTCTCATGACAAAAATGATTATGTGAGGAAGTGCATATACTAATTAGCTATATTTAGTAATTCTATACTGCATATGTACTTCAAAATACaattaatacatataattttatctgtcaattaaaaaataagtaaataaaaaatctaTAATCAAAATTCTGGGatattttgcataaatatttaagCCCTAATTTctacttatttataatttaaaagtgaACCATAATACTTGTCAGTTTCAGCTAAAAAacagggatttttttccccctttaaaaaataattttgcccCGCCCCGCCTCCCGGCGCGGGTGGCCGAGGCGTAGCGCTGCGACCCCCGCACCCCTGCGAACATGGCGCTGCGAGTGGTGCGGAGCGTGCGGGCCTTGCTCTGCACCCTGCGCGCGGTCCCGTCACCCGCCGCGCCCTGCCCGCCGAGGCCCTGGCAGCTGGGGGTGGGCGCCGTCCGTACGCTGCGCACTGGACCCGCTCTACTCTCGGTGCGTAAATTCACAGAGAAACACGAATGGGTAACAACAGAAAATGGCATTGGAACAGTGGGAATCAGCAATTTTGCACAGGAAGCGTTGGGAGATGTTGTTTACTGTAGTCTGCCTGAAGTTGGGACAAAATTGAACAAACAAGATGAGTTTGGTGCTTTGGAAAGTGTGAAAGCTGCTAGTGAACTCTATTCTCCTTTATCAGGAGAAGTAACTGAAATTAATGAAGCTCTTGCAGAAAATCCAGGACTTGTAAACAAATCTTGTTATGAAGATGGTTGGCTGATCAAGATGACACTGAGTAACCCTTCAGAACTAGATGAACTTATGAGTGAAGAAGCGTATGAGAAATACATAAAATCTATTGAGGAGTGAAAATGGAACTCCTAAATAAACTAGTATGAAATAACGCAAGCCAGCAGAGTTGTCTTAAATTAGTGGTGGATACAAGACTTAGAATAGCAACTTTTAGTATTACCgatggggggaaaaaaactacTATTAACACTGCTAATGAAAGAAAATGCCCTTTAACTTTCTAATGattatagataaatataatatGCGTCTTTTTCACAATATCCTATGATTTTTAGACTAGGCTCTAGTGTACAGAATTCATGAAATTATCCATGGTAAAAACTagttataaaaattacataattcaAAGATAACATTGTTATTCTTAAGCCTTATATATTGTAACTTGCATGTATCCATACCTGGATTTGGGATGAAATACTTAATGATCTTTCCATTGGAAATAACTGGAAGTGAAGAGGTTTTGTTGCTTGTACAGTGTCAGATGAGGAACACCACTATCTTAATTTTGCGATACACTGCATTTGCTGGTGCTATTTTTATACAGTGAAGCAACAGCTTtgcagcaaaataataaaatacttcttcgttaaaaaaaataataataattttagcttttattttagattctggggTACCTGTGTAGGTtttttacatgggtatattgcatgatgctgaggtttggggtatgattgatcccatcACACCAGTACTGAGCATAGTACACAGTAGTTTTCCAACACTTGTCTGcctctttccccttctcctctATTAGTCCCCAGTTGCTAATATTGcaatctttatgtccatgagtaccgattgtttagctcccacttataactgggaacatgtggtatttgattttctgttcctgcattaattactttaggataatggcctctatcTGCACTCGTATTGtacaaagaatataattttattcttttttatggctgtgtagtctTCTATGTTGTATACATACCATGATttttttatccaatccaccactgatgggcacctacagtgatttcatgtctttgctattgtgaatagtgctgtgatgaacatatgagtgcatgtatcttttttggtagaacaatttatttttcttggagtATACAttcagcaatgggattgctgggtcaaatggtagctctgtttttagatctttgagaaatctctaaactgttttccacagtaactgaactaatttacattcgcaccaacagtgtataagcattcccttttctctgcagcctcaccacaACCTGTtggtttttgagtttttaataatagccattttcaCTGGTGTGACACAGTATCTCATTAtggatttggtttgcatttctctgatgattaacgttgtggagcattttttcatttgtttgttgtctGCTTGTATGTCattttttgagaagtgtatgttcatgtcttttgtccatttttaatgaagttatttatttcttgcttattaaattgtttaatttccttatagattctgagtattagaccattgtcagatgtatagtttgcaaatatttttttctgattctgtataggttttctgtttacaCTGTTGtgttttgtattagtccattttcacagtgctatacagaatacctgagactaggtaaaagaggtttaactgactcctagttctgcatggctggggaggcctcaggaaacttacaatcatggtggaagtcgAAGGAGAAGCAAGTACTTTCTTCATAAGGCagcaggaaagggagagagagcagCGGAAACTACTAttcataaaatcatcagatctcctgagaaaaaccacccccatgatccaatcacctcccaccgggtccctccctcaacatgtagGGATTACGGTTCCAGATGTGATctgggtgtggacacagagccaaaccatatcaagtttattttgctgtgcagaaactcattagtttaattaggttccacttgtcagtttgtttttgttgcaattgcttttgaggacttagtcataaattctttgccaaggctgatatctagaatggtgtttcctaagtttttttctaggattcttatagtttaaggtcttgcatttatatttttagattatcttcagttaatttttgtatgtggtgaaaggtaggggtctagttttattcttctgtgtatGGCTATCCAACTATcaagcaacatttattgaatagggagtcctttctccattgcttgtttttgtaaactttgttgaagattagatggcTGTAGGTTTGTGGCTTTaattctgagttctctattctgtttcattggtctatgtgtctgtttt encodes:
- the LOC742399 gene encoding glycine cleavage system H protein, mitochondrial, which translates into the protein MALRVVRSVRALLCTLRAVPSPAAPCPPRPWQLGVGAVRTLRTGPALLSVRKFTEKHEWVTTENGIGTVGISNFAQEALGDVVYCSLPEVGTKLNKQDEFGALESVKAASELYSPLSGEVTEINEALAENPGLVNKSCYEDGWLIKMTLSNPSELDELMSEEAYEKYIKSIEE